One Serinus canaria isolate serCan28SL12 chromosome Z, serCan2020, whole genome shotgun sequence DNA window includes the following coding sequences:
- the TMEM252 gene encoding transmembrane protein 252, with the protein MPKGLFTFIRLFMLLLSFSTICLGVLCMSKLSSMCRCGSNKLVFYCLLALGLCLLVTGIFWSTFHEVLTYRALGIFIRYPSYREPHVCTIDRPDFYPPSYEDSIDPEKLVSPLSVASTIKQQEFINIPPPPYSESSPEFVSETNEQEQPPLYTLSLEQLQTAGQDPSHRRGLNSHIFMQEISCQQDTDFQRTSGRATPAKT; encoded by the exons ATGCCAAAAGGTCTTTTTACTTTCATTCGTCTTTTTATGCTCTTACTCAGTTTCTCCACTATTTGCCTGGGAGTACTTTGCATGTCCAAGCTTTCCTCCATGTGCAGATGTGGGAGCAACAAGCTAGTGTTTTATTGCCTGCTAGCTTTGGGGCTCTGTCTCCTTGTTACTGGCATTTTCTGGAGCACTTTTCATGAAGTCCTGACATACAGGGCCCTTGGCATCTTCATTCGATATCCCAGCTACAGAGAACCACATGTCTGCACCATAGACAG GCCTGACTTCTATCCTCCCTCTTATGAAGACAGCATAGATCCTGAAAAGCTGGTCTCCCCACTGTCAGTTGCCTCCACAATAAAACAGCAAGAATTCATCAATATTCCTCCGCCTCCATACAGTGAAAGCAGTCCAGAGTTTGTCAGTGAAACAAATGAGCAGGAACAGCCACCACTATACACATTATCTCTGGAGCAACTGCAAACAGCTGGCCAAGACCCAAGCCACAGAAGGGGGTTAAATTCTCATATATTCATGCAAGAAATCAGTTGCCAACAGGATACAGATTTCCAGAGGACCTCAGGAAGAGCAACACCTGCCAAAACATGA